In Rutidosis leptorrhynchoides isolate AG116_Rl617_1_P2 chromosome 2, CSIRO_AGI_Rlap_v1, whole genome shotgun sequence, one genomic interval encodes:
- the LOC139892507 gene encoding high-affinity nitrate transporter 3.1-like → MAFDFGFLFVSLLLSCFVATSYGVTFSSLNHTLIVTASPKTGQVLKAGEDNITVTWSFNQTFPVGTDSTYKTVKVKLCYAPISQKDRKWRKTNDLLKKDKTCLQKIVAKPYTASNNSFTWTVAKDVPTGTYFVRAYTFNAQDVEVAYGQTTDAKKTTDLFDVQAITGRSTSLDIASVCFSAFSVVALAGFFYMEKSKAKSSVKK, encoded by the exons ATGGCATTCGATTTTGGTTTCTTATTTGTTTCTCTTCTGCTATCTTGCTTTGTTGCAACTAGCTATGGTGTGACCTTCTCTTCCCTTAATCATACTCTCATAGTTACTGCTTCACCAAAAACAGGCCAAG TTCTGAAAGCAGGGGAAGATAATATCACAGTAACTTGGTCATTCAACCAGACCTTCCCAGTTGGAACAGACTCGACTTACAAGACCGTAAAAGTCAAACTTTGCTACGCGCCCATTAGTCAAAAGGACCGAAAATGGAGGAAAACAAATGACCTTTTGAAAAAAGACAAGACTTGTTTACAAAAGATTGTTGCAAAACCATACACGGCGTCAAACAACTCGTTCACATGGACTGTAGCGAAAGACGTACCGACCGGAACGTATTTCGTGAGGGCCTACACGTTCAACGCTCAGGACGTAGAAGTAGCCTATGGTCAGACCACAGATGCTAAGAAAACTACCGACTTGTTTGATGTCCAAGCGATCACAGGTCGTAGCACGTCGCTTGATATTGCATCGGTCTGTTTTTCGGCTTTTTCTGTAGTTGCGTTGGCTGGATTCTTCTACATGGAGAAAAGTAAGGCAAAGTCATCTGTAAAAAAATGA